From a region of the Triticum aestivum cultivar Chinese Spring chromosome 7D, IWGSC CS RefSeq v2.1, whole genome shotgun sequence genome:
- the LOC123166877 gene encoding uncharacterized protein, with protein sequence MKISLSNGSKCFCFINGNIGSQEVRVPLVHGTTSMLFPDAFVEFEAVVGFSWDAYLRVTSIPVISYQGTGYLHRIPWANPYLRHEINDLEKGILSRSVQHTRCSLPVTSIGEVVIVSCIPTTKTGCFSDSSSWT encoded by the exons ATATCCTTGAGCAATGGAAGCAAATGCTTTTGTTTCATCAACGGGAACATCGGTTCTCAAGAGGTGAGGGTGCCATTGGTCCATGGAACAACCAGCATGTTGTTTCCAGATGCTTTTGTTGAATTTGAAGCTGTGGTTGGCTTCTCATG GGACGCATATTTGCGCGTCACAAGCATACCAGTAATCTCTTATCAGGGCACAGGCTATTTGCACCGAATTCCTTGGGCAAACCCTTATCTTCGACATGAAATAAATGACCTGGAGAAGGGCATCTTGTCCAGATCAGTGCAGCATACGAGATGCTCACTACCTGTTACATCCATTGGGGAAGTTGTGATTGTATCATGTATTCCCACGACAAAGACAGGTTGTTTTTCAGATTCTTCAAGTTGGACATGA